A region from the Kryptolebias marmoratus isolate JLee-2015 linkage group LG9, ASM164957v2, whole genome shotgun sequence genome encodes:
- the LOC108229770 gene encoding polyadenylate-binding protein-interacting protein 2 gives MKDPNLSTSTTSVTPAGEVILSSQFGSEENPFAEYMWMENEEEFNRQVEEELWEEEFIESCFQEMLEEEEQWEWFIPSRDLPSVGVDELQEQISLLVLDADKHSDGCDLDVVTKSSLNPNAKEFTPGIQKHTM, from the exons ATGAAGGACCCGAACCTCAGCACCTCGACTACCAGCGTGACGCCGGCCGGAGAGGTGATCCTCAGCAGCCAGTTCGGTTCCGAGGAGAACCCGTTCGCGGAGTATATGTGGATGGAGAACGAGGAGGAGTTCAACAGACAG gtggaggaggagctgtGGGAGGAGGAGTTTATCGAGAGTTGTTTCCAAGAgatgctggaggaggaagagcagtgGGAGTGGTTTATCCCCTCCAGGGACCTCCCCTCTGTGGGCGTCGACGAGCTGCAGGAGCAGATCAGTTTGCTCGTTCTGGACGCGGACAAGCACTCCGACGGCTGCGATCTGGACGTGGTG acAAAGAGCAGCCTAAATCCCAACGCCAAGGAGTTCACCCCGGGCATCCAGAAACACACCATGTGA
- the neurog1 gene encoding neurogenin-1, whose translation MDPVYSDSSSCDLFTNTDDEDSRGASPRRASSQPEQQKKRRRGRARGDGTTQVVKKNRRMKANDRERNRMHNLNDALDALRGVLPAFPDETKLTKIETLRFAHNYIWALSETIRIADLQAPLALSETIRISDLQAPVLLSPSRSPDSCSWSSSGSSSSSSPAHCASSPASPGGPEDFPLFGFRSFVPGIY comes from the coding sequence ATGGACCCGGTCTACTCGGACAGCAGCAGCTGCGACCTGTTCACGAACACGGACGACGAGGACAGCCGCGGCGCGTCCCCGCGGCGCGCCTCCTCGCAGCCCGAGCAGCAGAAGAAGCGGCGCCGCGGGCGCGCGCGCGGCGACGGCACCACGCAGGTGGTGAAGAAGAACCGGCGGATGAAGGCCAACGACCGCGAACGGAACCGGATGCACAACCTGAACGACGCGCTGGACGCGCTGCGGGGGGTTCTGCCCGCCTTCCCGGACGAGACCAAACTCACCAAAATCGAGACTCTGCGCTTCGCCCACAACTACATCTGGGCCCTGTCCGAGACCATCCGGATCGCGGACCTGCAGGCTCCGCTGGCCCTGTCCGAGACCATCCGGATCTCGGACCTGCAGGCTCCGGTTCTGCTCAGCCCGTCCCGCAGTCCGGACTCCTGCTCCTGGAGCTCCAGCggctcctcgtcctcctcctccccggcCCACTGCGCCTCCTCCCCGGCCAGCCCCGGGGGACCGGAGGACTTCCCGCTGTTCGGGTTCCGCAGCTTCGTGCCGGGCATCTACTGA